From a region of the Candida albicans SC5314 chromosome 1, complete sequence genome:
- the BNI1 gene encoding formin (Formin; role in cytoskeletal organization, cell polarity; role in systemic virulence in mouse; cell-cycle regulated localization to site of polarized growth, bud neck; localizes to Spitzenkorper of hyphae, minor localization at septum), whose translation MRRRHKDKHNTDSVSDMSSNDSASILSSASQNSTHSRRSASLQSLHSQSHQYPQGHNNSSHRQASTYSISSLSPYDKGASLSRKSTNISISRPIKTNDSNVFPIKQSFQLERPNSAFEIERMFRELLEKLNFKSLPPQATREMLNYDIDRKWMMIEQDARAEYDRQQRYARAQNIFSPEEYAKVLMSKQVSTNQLSGLWLALRSEPIDWVRRFVYDCQGDTLLSVYLTKLQQEMVSCNITDIEDDIFDKEVNVLQSLKCLMNQRLGAERIKTDVDVFVNAVSGSLLSPRIITRKLATDTLTFMISYNGNNDNGRYHKVLRALDSINEKSRMEFDSPDNYSPRKLTRKPPQPANFKRFELWLNVVEKTIDARGKFRNSDVGASDELKSAYAGTRGSVITTRNQLENHLVEYCIATMLLINVIVGNGTDYRVRIHLRAQFRAAGLDRIIHKFLELGNEELDNMITRHKIDANNDEEELKYSANFNNEDNEVDFNDPVNLVQSLWQSVKNSDAEGYFLSAIQHLFLNQSEKRGNPEEMNRSLRVLDGLIQNISSVRTVSEDTAINVAINKLISNMSTDDMYRKALEDVKIYRRIAEEATAERDDMSRQLSMGADGYINSLLNDVKERDMVISRFRRINEDMKEELEQMKTKYMQEKQESELEMRELLIMLNNSEIGANAVKKDGGKTTISISTSNEELAARLKKQIHRRRAEYKLDNRQLGTNVEPSSRLRALRDQMGDIENMARELEMTDFETYADPEEEENNNDQSPEKSEIDESRSSQESEAEIQSVEEDEEEEEKEVVIPPLPVPSGPKRAVRNDDLVRLDHLRKKLANLQSESNDIMKYNSSSMFNKQKFLAMERLQELENNFKDFNIDFAVSDPEDKYNFNSNAGSVDDSIKNKTKEVLAEAEQIREELRRQLAAAQKIKSPSPKRNTVLERIENKYVKGQVKIDAPDVVSNSPRTQKRAHRSTTLNAMDPKFLQELSLKVGKAEPIQDANNKNQFGGPLSSSPEDVSQKHKTSGDSSDKDKVLSSPISSNDIKSPETGNSTTSSAAPPPPPPPPPPPPPPLPPILGGNNSSAAPPPPPPPPPPPAFLNGSGSVIPPAPPLPPPSSGRSSRSVPSTVTKSSGSAFDKIPRPKKKLKQLHWEKIDHSQVGNSFWNDPNTHTLVDDLMSKGIFDEIELIFAAKEAKKLATKKKEDLDKVTFLARDISQQFSINLHAFNSFSDEEFVLKVLRCDKDVLTNPAVLDFFGKEDIVEITNTLARNFEPYSTDYKTEEITKPEKDPNELQRPDRIYLELMYNLQHYWKSRTRALNVVVNYDKDYVEYVKKLRLIDEAVDSIKNSKHLKGVFEIILAVGNYMNDSAKQAHGFKLSSLQRLSFMKDEKNSMTFLHYVEKVIRTQYPEFLEFINELSCCNEITKFSIENINNDCKEYARAIKNVQSSIDIGNLSDVSKFHPSDRVLKAVLPALPRAKRKAELLLDQANYTMKEFDDLMKYFGEDPTDQFVKNSFISKFTDFMKDFKRVQAENIKREEELRVYEQRKKLLEKPKSSNNGDSNASDQDGESNEGDGGVMDSLLQRLKAAAPTKGESASARKKALMRKQILESQRKRTTGSVGSPTNVSPTRNNESDSGVDNKDDTHGSSPLDEQFHDSITTQEDRIRDDNRPPEGVADFSNVEDPENPDVGARAKNLLQELRGADESSSKLSDAQRYRQERLKKKSVQIDLDEVAKNNNSE comes from the coding sequence atGAGGAGACGACATAAAGACAAGCACAACACCGACAGTGTGTCCGACATGTCTTCCAATGACTCAGCTAGTATATTATCATCAGCAAGTCAGAACTCAACTCATAGTAGAAGACTGGCCAGTCTTCAATCTTTGCATTCCCAATCACACCAGTATCCACAAGGACACAATAATAGTTCGCATAGACAAGCATCTACATATAGTATTTCCAGTCTTAGTCCATACGACAAGGGTGCATCTTTAAGTCGAAAGTCTACCAACATTTCTATATCCCGGCCTATTAAAACCAATGATTCTAATGTATTTCCAATAAAACAATCTTTCCAATTGGAACGGCCCAATTCCGCGTTTGAAATCGAGCGAATGTTTAGGGAATTACtagaaaaattaaattttaaatctttACCGCCACAAGCAACAAGAGAAATGTTAAATTATGATATCGACAGGAAATGGATGATGATTGAACAAGATGCAAGAGCTGAATATGATAGACAACAACGTTATGCTAGAGctcaaaatatttttctgCCAGAAGAATACGCCAAAGTATTAATGTCAAAACAAGTAAGCACCAATCAATTGAGTGGATTGTGGTTGGCTCTACGAAGTGAACCAATTGATTGGGTTAGGCGCTTTGTTTACGATTGTCAAGGAGATACATTATTACTGGTTTATTTGACCAAACTACAACAAGAAATGGTTTCATGCAACATTACCGATATCGAGGATGATATTTTCGATAAAGAAGTCAATGTGTTACAATCACTTAAATGTCTAATGAATCAGCGTCTTGGGGCAGAAAGAATCAAAACCGATGTCGACGTATTTGTTAATGCTGTTTCTggatcattattatcaccaaGAATTATCACACGAAAATTGGCAACTGATACTTTGACATTTATGATTTCTTACAACGggaataatgataatggaaGATATCATAAAGTATTACGTGCATTGGATTCAATAAATGAGAAATCAAGAATGGAATTTGATAGCCCGGATAATTATAGTCCTCGAAAGTTGACACGAAAACCTCCACAACCAGCTAATTTCAAACGGTTTGAATTGTGGTTaaatgttgttgaaaaaacaattgatgcCCGAGGGAAATTTAGAAATTCCGATGTTGGTGCCAGTGATGAGCTAAAATCGGCATATGCGGGAACACGAGGCAGCGTCATTACTACCCgaaatcaattggaaaatcaTTTAGTTGAATATTGCATTGCAACAATGTTATTGATTAATGTTATTGTTGGTAACGGTACTGATTATAGAGTGAGAATACACCTTAGGGCCCAATTCAGAGCTGCAGGCTTAGATCGTATAATACACAAGTTTTTAGAATTGGgtaatgaagaattggataATATGATTACTAGACATAAAATTGATGCCAATAacgatgaagaagaattgaaatatagTGCGAATTTTAACAATGAAGACAATGAAGTTGATTTCAATGATCCAGTCAATTTAGTTCAATCACTTTGGCAGAGTGTCAAGAATTCTGATGCAGAAGGGTATTTCCTTAGTGCAATCCAACACttgtttttgaatcaatCTGAGAAAAGAGGCAATCCAGAGGAAATGAATAGAAGTTTGCGTGTTCTAGATGGATTGATTCAAAACATATCTTCAGTTCGTACCGTAAGTGAAGATACAGCTATAAATGTGgcaatcaacaaattgatttcaaatatgaGTACCGACGACATGTATCGTAAGGCATTAGAAGATGTCAAGATATATCGAAGAATAGCCGAAGAAGCAACTGCAGAACGTGATGATATGTCTCGACAGTTATCCATGGGTGCCGATGGATATATCAATagtttattaaatgatgTTAAGGAACGTGACATGGTGATTTCTCGATTCCGAAGAATAAATGAAGACatgaaagaagaattagagCAAATGAAAACTAAATACATGCAAGAAAAACAGGAGCTGGAATTGGAAATGAGagaattattgataatgcTCAATAATAGTGAAATAGGAGCTAATGCAGTGAAGAAAGATGGAGGTAAAACTACTATACTGATTAGTACATctaatgaagaattggctGCCAGATTGAAAAAGCAAATACATCGCCGACGTGCCGAGTATAAATTGGATAACCGACAACTAGGCACCAATGTTGAGCCACTGTCCAGATTAAGAGCATTAAGAGACCAAATGggtgatattgaaaatatggCAAGAGAATTGGAAATGACAGATTTTGAAACTTATGCTGATccagaagaagaggaaaataataatgatcaaTCGCCAGAAAAATCAGAAATAGATGAATCGCGGTCATCACAGGAGAGTGAAGCAGAAATACAGTCTGTGGAAGAAGACgaggaagaggaagaaaaagaggTTGTTATTCCTCCTTTGCCTGTTCCATCTGGTCCAAAAAGAGCTGTTCgtaatgatgatttggTTAGACTTGATCATTTACGGAAGAAATTAGCTAATTTACAAAGTGAATCCAATGATATTATGAAATACAATAGTAGTTCAATGTTTAACAAACAGAAATTCCTTGCCATGGAAAGACTTCAAGAATTAGAGAACAATTTTAAGGActttaatattgattttgctGTCTCGGATCCCGaagataaatataatttcaattcaaatgcAGGTTCTGTTGACGATTCCATTAAGAACAAGACAAAGGAAGTTTTGGCAGAAGCAGAACAAATCAGAGAAGAATTGAGAAGACAATTAGCAGCTGCTCAAAAGATAAAATCACCATCACCTAAACGTAATACTGTGCTagaaagaattgaaaacaaatacGTTAAAGGTCAAGTGAAGATTGATGCTCCTGATGTAGTAAGTAATCTGCCACGAACTCAAAAGAGGGCTCATAGAAGTACCACTTTGAATGCTATGGATCCAAAATTCCTTCAAGAATTGAGCTTAAAAGTTGGTAAAGCTGAACCAATTCAAGAcgcaaataataaaaatcaatttggtGGACCATTACTGAGTTCTCCTGAAGATGTATCACAGAAACATAAAACGTCCGGTGATCTGTCTGATAAAGATAAAGTATTATCCTCACCAATTTCTAGTAATGATATCAAATCTCCCGAAACTGGAAATTCTACTACCCTGTCTGCAGCACCTCCACCTCCGCCTCCGCCTCCACCTCCTCCGCCACCGCCATTACCACCAATTTTGGGAGGAAACAATTCTTCTGCAGCACCACCGccaccgccaccaccacctcctCCACCAGCATTTTTGAATGGAAGTGGATCCGTGATACCTCCTGCACCACCATTGCCACCTCCTTCAAGTGGTCGACTGAGTCGATCCGTACCATCCACTGTAACAAAATCTTCCGGTTCAGCATTTGACAAGATTCCAAgaccaaagaaaaaattgaaacaattgcATTGGGAAAAAATCGATCATAGTCAAGTTGGTAATTCATTTTGGAATGATCCAAATACCCATACTCTTGTTGATGACTTGATGTCCAAAGGTatttttgatgaaataGAACTTATATTTGCTGCGAAAGAAGCCAAGAAATTagcaacaaagaaaaaagaagacTTGGATAAAGTAACATTCTTAGCTCGTGACATTTCCCAACAATTCAGTATCAATCTACATGcatttaattcattttccGATGAGGAATTTGTCTTGAAAGTATTGCGCTGTGATAAAGATGTTTTGACAAATCCTGCAGTATTAGATTTCTTTGGTAAAGAGGATATTGTGGAGATAACCAACACATTGGCAAGAAACTTTGAGCCATATTCGACTGATTATAAAACAGAAGAAATTACAAAACCAGAAAAAGATCCAAATGAATTGCAGAGACCTGATAGAATCTATTTGGAATTGATGTATAATTTACAACATTATTGGAAATCAAGAACCAGAGCCTTGAATGTTGTCGTTAATTATGACAAGGATTACGTTGAATATGTGAAGAAGTTAcgattaattgatgaagctGTGGACAGTATTAAGAATTCAAAACATTTAAAGGGtgtatttgaaattattttaGCTGTTGGTAATTATATGAATGATTCAGCAAAACAAGCTCATGGGTTTAAATTGAGTTCTTTACAAAGGTTGAGTTTTATGAAAGATGAGAAAAATAGTATGACATTCTTACATTATGTTGAGAAAGTTATTAGAACCCAATACCCTGAATTTTTGGAATTCATAAATGAATTATCTTGCTGTAATGAAATCACCAAGTTTTCCATTGAAaacattaataatgattgtAAAGAATATGCTCGTGCCATAAAGAATGTTCAAAGCTCAATAGATATTGGTAATCTAAGTGACGTTTCTAAATTTCATCCGCTGGATCGGGTATTGAAAGCCGTGTTGCCGGCTTTGCCAAGAGCTAAAAGAAAGGCTGAATTGTTATTGGATCAAGCAAATTACACAATGAAAGAATTTGACGATTTAATGAAGTATTTTGGCGAAGATCCAACAGATCAATTTGTTAAGAATTCATTTATATCCAAGTTTACTGATTTCATGAAAGATTTCAAACGAGTACAAGCAGAAAACATAAAAcgtgaagaagaattgcGTGTTTATGAACAACGGAAAAAATTACTAGAAAAACCAAAGAGTTCAAACAATGGTGATAGCAATGCTCTGGATCAAGATGGCGAGAGTAATGAAGGAGATGGTGGTGTTATGGATTCATTATTACAGAGGTTGAAAGCAGCTGCACCAACTAAAGGTGAATCTGCATCAGCACGGAAAAAGGCATTAATgagaaaacaaatattgGAAAGTCAACGTAAAAGGACAACTGGGTCTGTTGGCTCACCAACTAATGTCTCACCTACAAGAAATAATGAATCTGACAGTGGGGTTGATAACAAAGATGATACCCATGGTTCTTCTCCATTGGATGAACAATTTCATGATTCTATTACAACACAAGAAGACCGAATAAGAGATGATAATAGGCCGCCTGAAGGAGTTGCTGATTTCAGTAATGTAGAAGATCCAGAGAATCCAGATGTGGGTGCCAGAGCAAAGAATTTATTACAAGAACTTCGTGGTGCAGATGAATCGTCTAGCAAACTCTCTGATGCTCAAAGATATCGACAAGaaagattgaaaaagaaaagtgtTCAAATAGATCTTGATGAAGTGGCTAAGAATAACAATAGTGAGTAg
- the SEC2 gene encoding guanine nucleotide exchange factor (Guanyl-nucleotide exchange factor for the small G-protein Sec4; delivery of post-Golgi secretory vesicles to sites of polarized growth; phosphorylation by Cdc28 needed for normal hyphal growth; Hap43-repressed; flow model biofilm induced), translated as MSSQADYDKRLAEEVGSLSTRLVTAVNKQVELEETILELRKQVSALKLKNEQLNQSDIKLKTILPKYIKLQDDYRETLTKKKEAESQNTKLQGEVEDLTASLFDEANTMVSNASRETHNFKIKNRKLYEELDEKNIIINDLQEQLQDLKQMFIKMEEQSKIQSYSQSNTPKIESSTDFNETNSIHTNTNFSESKLSKYNTRSTLGDEESQNYNLQQLQRIIYSPLITSIRFDLNNYNIDFKGFVYQLIKPDFQFDLSHLKTIPFFKSIWQSEIENCIHYIPSLPATTTLLNRWQKGKTFWGSLIEGKVSIEPIKGSNETFKLTYKGNNASGNSSNENTESISNRSSATGSVVPVAIKDPCTFCGEARNDSLEHCRLYHLKLFESNTANNSGNNSTNQDQQGNNDNTHVIASYPLCNYCLIKLRNLCDFFAKIRLIRSNIFKLKQNDSFDEFIVVPGSFGQFKRSNTISNRNGTYSSSSTSSSSTSSVSSSSATTANGESLNSTTHNIQLERTEESKLIKLYIMMLLIRSKIFWSKLGFWDTIDQINEINLDEIHYEAFSYLIPKPTQQQQQQQGDIRSQSNFNSPRQSVDGRSVLSGSISSPRQPNLDKQQKDSIVDETVAQLQRDGVVRSETASAEEKFEDAISDETNGQEQLRSEKLQTGKTVTEPNSVSESEPVQEPEQVRSKSNNNTNNKNKDTKIEDSDAEHTFSLKRSHSKQFKDQLNKELDQTLEMLAENIDFDESSNGNGNGN; from the coding sequence ATGTCATCACAAGCCGATTATGATAAAAGATTGGCAGAAGAAGTTGGCAGTTTATCGACACGATTAGTTACAGCTGTTAACAAACAAGTTGAATTAGAGGAAACGATATTAGAATTGCGTAAACAGGTTTCTGCCCTCAAACTAAAGAATGAGCAATTGAACCAAAGCGATATTAAACTAAAAACCATTTTGCCCAAATACATCAAGTTACAAGATGATTATAGAGAAACATtaactaaaaagaaagaagcAGAATCCCAAAACACTAAATTACAAGGTGAGGTTGAAGATTTAACGGCCTCGTTATTTGATGAAGCCAACACCATGGTTAGCAATGCATCTAGAGAAACACACAACTTTAAGATAAAGAATAGGAAATTGTATGAAGAATTGGACGAAAAgaatatcattattaacGATTTACAAGAACAATTACAGGACTTGAAACAAATGTTTATCAAAATGGAGGAACAAAGTAAAATCCAGAGTTATCTGCAATCGAATACACctaaaattgaatcttcGACAGATTTTAATGAAACCAATAGCATTCATACCAATACCAATTTCAGTGAAAGCAAATTATCGAAATATAATACTCGGAGTACATTAGGTGACGAAGAATCTCAAAATTACaatttacaacaattacaaagAATAATATATTCACCATTAATCACATCAATTAGATTTGACttgaataattataatatagATTTCAAAGGGtttgtttatcaattaattaaaccagatttccaatttgatttatctcatttgaaaactattccatttttcaaaagtatTTGGCAAAGTGAAATCGAAAATTGTATTCATTATATCCCTTCTTTACCTGCTACCACGACTTTATTGAATAGATGGCAAAAGGGGAAAACTTTTTGGGGGTCATTAATTGAAGGGAAAGTTTCTATTGAACCAATCAAAGGATCAAATGAAACATTTAAATTAACTTACAAGGGTAACAATGCCTCTGGTAATAGCAGCAATGAAAACACCGAAAGTATTAGTAATAGAAGCAGTGCCACAGGAAGTGTTGTACCCGTTGCTATTAAAGATCCATGTACTTTTTGCGGTGAGGCAAGAAACGATTCTTTAGAACATTGTCGATTGtatcatttaaaattatttgaaagtAATACTGCCAATAACAGTGGCAACAATCTGACCAATCAAGATCAACAAGGAAATAATGACAACACTCATGTAATTGCCTCGTATCCATTATGtaattattgtttgattaaGTTAAGAAACTTGTGTGATTTCTTTGCCAAAATCAGATTGATAAGAtccaatatttttaaattaaaacaaaatgattcttttgatgaatttattgTCGTTCCTGGTAGTTTTGGACAATTTAAGAGATCAAATACTATTTCCAATAGAAATGGGACGTATTCTTCATCgtcaacatcatcatcctcGACTTCTTCGGTATCTTCATCGTCTGCTACAACTGCAAATGGTGAATCATTAAACAGTACAACTCATAACATTCAATTAGAAAGAACAGAAGAGAGTAAATTGATCAAGTTATATATAATGATGTTATTGATTCGATCAAAGATTTTTTGGAGTAAATTAGGATTTTGGGATACTATTGATCAAATTAATGAGATTAATTTAGATGAAATTCATTATGAAGCATTTTCTTATTTAATACCTAAACCAacccaacaacaacagcaacaacaaggaGATATACGTAGccaatcaaatttcaattcaccCAGACAACTGGTAGATGGTAGATCAGTACTAAGCGGTAGTATTAGTTCTCCAAGACAACCAAATCTCGACAAGCAACAAAAGGACTCTATTGTGGATGAGACAGTAGCACAATTACAAAGAGATGGAGTGGTTAGATCAGAAACAGCATCAgcagaagaaaaatttgaagatgCTATATCTGATGAAACTAATGGACAAGAACAATTGAGGTCAGAGAAATTACAAACAGGAAAAACCGTTACAGAACCCAATTCTGTATCTGAATCTGAACCCGTACAAGAACCAGAACAAGTGCGATCTaaaagtaataataatactaataataaaaataaagataCTAAAATAGAGGATTCAGATGCAGAACATacattttcattaaagAGAAGTCATTCCAAACAATTTAAagatcaattaaataaagaattagaTCAAACTTTAGAGATGTTAGCcgaaaatattgattttgatgagagtagtaatggtaatggtaatggtaattaa